A single window of Dermacentor albipictus isolate Rhodes 1998 colony chromosome 1, USDA_Dalb.pri_finalv2, whole genome shotgun sequence DNA harbors:
- the LOC135903585 gene encoding cuticle protein 16.8-like, with the protein MWTKVALFCFVACVSAQVQVNRPPSPYNFAYEHTDAKTGAKVTQSESGDASNVKTGSYGINDPSGLYRLVQYIADSQGFRVTIDTNEPGTKTHDAANARYNSNAANAPAAIVAPRSAAVPAFRPALVRAARLAPLSTVHTLHATPLTFHSVPLTLHALHAVPVTHTVHTRQAAISPNYIHFTLGRAKRA; encoded by the exons ATGTGGACGAAG GTTGCTCTTTTCTGTTTCGTCGCCTGTGTGAGCGCCCAGGTTCAGGTGAATCGG CCGCCGTCACCATACAACTTTGCGTACGAGCACACCGACGCAAAGACAGGCGCCAAGGTGACACAAAGCGAGAGCGGCGATGCCAGCAACGTCAAGACCGGCTCGTACGGCATCAACGACCCATCGGGCCTCTACCGCCTCGTGCAGTACATCGCCGACTCCCAGGGATTCCGCGTAACCATAGACACCAACGAACCTGGCACCAAGACCCACGATGCGGCCAACGCTCGCTACAACTCGAACGCCGCCAACGCACCAGCGGCCATAGTTGCGCCGCGCAGTGCAGCGGTGCCTGCTTTCAGGCCTGCCCTTGTGAGGGCGGCTCGACTGGCCCCCCTATCCACAGTGCACACCTTGCACGCAACGCCGTTGACCTTCCACAGCGTGCCGCTGACCCTGCACGCTCTTCACGCGGTGCCCGTGACTCACACCGTTCATACCCGCCAGGCAGCCATCTCTCCTAACTACATCCACTTCACCCTGGGCAGGGCCAAGAGGGCCTAG